The proteins below are encoded in one region of Silene latifolia isolate original U9 population chromosome 2, ASM4854445v1, whole genome shotgun sequence:
- the LOC141643360 gene encoding RNA demethylase ALKBH9B-like translates to MPDPIDPFLRRYDDSELRIASEFLTTWLPFLSSDLCLNCTQTLSHRIRSLSSHVDGGKEVSSSRDNSSIVLPISEKKVVDDCDTHSLGSWKDETESNSIGSCKDGANEWSASPVVTDASSREIIVDSRLVEFETPRVRMSWADMAQEDELEGDGDSEDNKPDNLSNGETSGQTRTKTELSREQREFLRLRNVRRKKDFICLQRVNGKITNIVDGLELHTGVFSAVEQKRIVDHVYELMEKGKNGELKERTFTAPRKWMKGKGRVTIQFGCCYNYATDKKGNPPGILAREEVDPLPSMFKVIVKRLIRWDVLPPSCVPDSCIVNIYDEGDCIPPHIDNHDFVRPFCTISFLSECNILFGTDLKIEGPGEFSGDFAIPLPVGSVLVLNGNGADVAKHCVPAVPSKRISITFRKMDELKRPVYYAPEPDLQGLKPLRFEDDVSNKSSSAPPQIVRQGISGGYRSERKRPEEPRYSARGRGPSRAPRSRINLGQF, encoded by the exons ATGCCCGATCCTATAGATCCGTTTCTTCGACGCTACGACGATTCGGAGCTCCGAATTGCTTCCGAGTTTCTCACGACTTGGTTGCCGTTTCTTTCGTCTGACCTTTGTTTGAATTGTACACAAACTCTGTCTCATCGCATTCGCTCTCTTTCTTCTC ATGTTGATGGTGGAAAGGAAGTTTCCAGTTCTCGAGATAATTCTTCAATTGTTTTGCCTATTAGTGAAAAAAAAGTCGTCGATGATTGTGATACTCATTCCTTGGGTAGCTGGAAAGATGAGACCGAGTCGAATTCAATTGGTAGCTGTAAGGATGGGGCAAATGAATGGTCAGCATCACCAGTTGTAACAGATGCCTCTTCAAGAGAGATAATCGTTGATTCAAGACTTGTCGAATTCGAAACTCCGAGAGTCCGTATGTCGTGGGCTGATATGGCACAAGAGGATGAACTTGAAGGGGATGGAGACAGTGAGGATAATAAACCAGATAACCTGTCAAATGGGGAAACAAGTGGACAGACTAGGACGAAGACCGAGCTTTCTAGGGAGCAAAGGGAGTTTCTAAGGCTAAGAAATGTTCGGAGAAAAAAGGATTTTATTTGCTTGCAAAGGGTCAATGGCAAAATTACAAATATTGTCGATGGGCTAGAGCTGCACACTGGTGTATTTAGTGCAGTGGAGCAGAAAAGGATTGTTGATCACGTCTATGAATTGATGGAGAAAGGAAAGAATGGAGAGCTGAAAG AGCGCACTTTCACAGCACCAAGAAAGTGGATGAAAGGCAAAGGACGTGTTACTATTCAGTTTGGTTGCTGTTATAATTATGCAACT GATAAGAAAGGTAACCCTCCAGGCATTCTTGCAAGGGAAGAAGTCGATCCTTTACCTTCTATGTTCAAAGTTATAGTCAAAAGGCTGATCAGATGGGATGTTCTTCCTCCATCTTGTGTTCCTGACAGCTGTATTGTCAACATTTATGATGAAGGAGACTGCATACCTCCACACATTGATAACCATGATTTTGTTCGGCCATTTTGTACTATTTCTTTCCTCAGCGAGTGCAATATATTATTTGGGACGGACTTGAAGATCGAGGGTCCCGGTGAATTTAGTGGCGACTTTGCAATCCCCTTGCCGGTTGG GTCGGTGTTGGTGTTAAATGGAAACGGAGCTGATGTTGCCAAACATTGTGTGCCTGCTGTGCCATCCAAGAG GATATCTATAACTTTCAGGAAGATGGATGAATTGAAGCGGCCTGTCTATTATGCTCCTGAACCTGACCTGCAAGGTCTTAAACCGTTGCGTTTCGAGGACGATGTTTCAAACAAATCATCATCCGCCCCACCTCAAATTGTGAGACAAGGAATTAGTGGCGGATATAGGTCTGAAAGGAAGAGGCCTGAAGAGCCTCGATATTCAGCCAGGGGTCGAGGCCCCTCAAGGGCTCCACGTTCTAGGATAAATTTGGGACAATTTTGA
- the LOC141643361 gene encoding uncharacterized protein LOC141643361 gives MNATKFLHTQLLRPPLTPSFHTSILLQPQRLRSSRKLSPIKSSTDDSESAPPDAVEIRFRRGTRRRQKEQENMSNDEPKKIKVQKKWEDMSVSEKAVELYVGEKGALYWLNKFAYASIYIIIGAWILFRFVGPALNLYQLDSAPLAPEAMFKG, from the coding sequence atGAATGCCACCAAATTTCTACATACCCAACTCCTTAGACCACCATTAACACCCTCATTCCACACCTCAATACTCCTACAACCTCAACGCTTACGATCATCGCGGAAACTCAGCCCAATTAAAAGCAGCACGGACGACAGCGAGAGTGCGCCCCCAGACGCAGTAGAGATAAGGTTTCGTCGAGGGACGAGAAGGCGGCAGAAGGAGCAAGAAAACATGAGCAATGATGAGCCTAAGAAAATAAAGGTACAAAAAAAGTGGGAAGATATGAGCGTGTCTGAAAAGGCTGTAGAGTTGTACGTGGGTGAGAAAGGTGCGCTTTATTGGCTAAACAAGTTTGCTTATGCTTCCATTTATATCATCATTGGTGCTTGGATATTGTTTCGCTTTGTGGGTCCGGCTTTGAATTTGTATCAGCTTGATTCTGCTCCTCTTGCTCCTGAAGCCATGTTCAAGGGTTGA
- the LOC141643364 gene encoding peptide methionine sulfoxide reductase A5, whose translation MNLKARPTPLLHSPILLLLLIATTSAPTPTLSIRIPDRVPEPATLKMAVFSLGCFWRSEAVFGCLNGVVRTTVGYCGGSKPNPEYRSLADHAESVQVEYDPKIISFRQLLEVFWSSHDSRQVFGQGPDVGNQYRSIIFTNSTGESRLAAVTKEREQAKSKSSVVTTQILPLGTFYPAESEHQKFELKRRPFLLHLIGNLPEEELEKSSFAAKMNSYAAELCPPTIQKQINAKINDIIRTGWPVLTTI comes from the exons ATGAATCTCAAGGCACGACCAACACCCCTTCTACATTCCCCTATTCTCCTGCTCCTTCTCATCGCCACAACATCCGCTCCCACTCCGACCCTTAGCATCCGGATACCGGATCGGGTACCCGAACCGGCAACCTTAAAAATGGCGGTGTTTTCCCTCGGATGCTTCTGGAGATCCGAAGCTGTTTTCGGCTGCTTAAACGGCGTCGTCCGAACCACCGTCGGATACTGCGGTGGTTCCAAACCTAACCCTGAATACCGTAGCTTAGCCGATCACGCCGAGTCCGTACAG GTTGAATATGATCCCAAGATTATTAGTTTCCGGCAACTTTTGGAGGTCTTCTGGTCTAGTCATGACTCAAGGCAGGTGTTTGGCCAAGGTCCTGATGTTGGTAACCAATACAG ATCAATAATCTTCACTAACAGTACTGGTGAGTCAAGACTTGCAGCTGTCACTAAAGAGAGAGAGCAGGCTAAATCAAAGAGCAGTGTGGTCACTACCCAAATTTTACCCCTGGGTACATTTTATCCTGCTGAATCTGAGCACCAG AAATTCGAGCTCAAAAGAAGGCCTTTTCTGCTTCACTTGATCGGCAACTTGCCGGAAGAGGAGCTTGAGAAATCAAGCTTTGCAGCAAAAATGAACAGTTACGCGGCAGAACTTTGCCCCCCAACGATTCAGAAGCAAATCAATGCAAAGATTAATGATATTATCAGGACCGGTTGGCCGGTTTTAACAACTATTTAG
- the LOC141643363 gene encoding uncharacterized protein LOC141643363 isoform X2 yields the protein MNHITTSIVSSSSGSPSLLLRNRHSPLRQSASPPPAAGRRYFLVAVSLSCRRLLQFCSLNREVPDLIKVLKEMKVGLDTVTSKVQALTSKVKEKQYPTAEGISYLEAKHLLLISYCQSLVYYLLRKAEGLSIEGHPVVRSLVEIRLFLEKIRPIDKKCGYLIERLLRTSATDAIKVDEAMKGAEENKKAEDLLKYRPNADNLVSKMPESRVDIEVNGDGRGRGGVGVYRPVKMVPTTMEGDAKKGKDKKNLNRKEEHDARGAKRSDYVRSLMDDLEGRPEEVRERVGAESKDYAKYVEQWEKREQLEEEQFNRAPITKREKARMKQIQRYNGLLGLADFRDEIRALPLGDDDADGSKKRFGGSNSMERKHNKRKRKH from the exons ATGAATCATATCACGACATCAATTGTCTCCAgttcttctggttctccttcacTCCTTCTACGCAATCGCCACTCCCCACTTCGCCAGTCAGCCTCGCCTCCTCCGGCTGCCGGCCGCCGCTATTTCTTGGTCGCAGTCAGCCTTTCTTGCCGACGACTTCTGCAGTTCTGCTCACTGAACAG AGAAGTGCCTGATTTAATTAAGGTGTTAAAAGAGATGAAGGTTGGTTTAGATACAGTTACAAGCAAGGTTCAAGCTTTAACCTCAAAG GTAAAGGAAAAACAATATCCAACAGCGGAGGGGATAAGCTATTTAGAGGCAAAGCATTTACTGCTCATAAGTTATTGTCAGTCACTTGTCTATTATCTTCTTCGCAAGGCGGAGGGATTGTCGATAGAAGGGCATCCAGTCGTTCGAAGCCTCGTAGAGATCAGATTGTTTCTGGAGAAG ATACGTCCTATAGACAAGAAATGTGGCTATCTTATTGAAAGACTGTTAAGAACTTCAGCAACTGATGCTATCAAAGTGGATGAGGCTATGAAGGGAGCAGAAGAGAACAAAAAGGCTGAGGATTTACTAAAATACAGACCCAACGCAGACAATCTTGTCAGCAAAATGCCGGAATCTAGAGTGGATATTGAA GTTAACGGTGACGGTCGTGGTCGTGGTGGTGTCGGTGTCTACCGGCCAGTCAAAATGGTTCCAACAACAATGGAGGGAGATGCTAAGAAGGGCAAAGATAAGAAAAATCTCAATCGGAAGGAGGAACATGATGCACGAGGAGCAAAACGGAGTGATTATGTTAGGAGTTTAATGGATGATTTAGAGGGTAGGCCCGAGGAG GTGCGTGAAAGAGTTGGAGCTGAAAGCAAAGATTATGCTAAATATGTTGAACAATGGGAGAAACGAGAACAGCTAGAAGAGGAGCAATTCAATCGTGCTCCTATTACAAAAAGAGAGAAAGCGAGGATGAAACAAATACAGAGATACAATGG ATTACTTGGCCTGGCTGATTTCCGGGATGAGATCAGAGCGTTGCCCTTGGGAGATGATGATGCTGATGGATCAAAGAAACGTTTTGGTGGTTCAAACAGCATGGAAAGGAAGCATAACAAACGCAAG AGGAAGCATTGA
- the LOC141643363 gene encoding uncharacterized protein LOC141643363 isoform X1, with protein MNHITTSIVSSSSGSPSLLLRNRHSPLRQSASPPPAAGRRYFLVAVSLSCRRLLQFCSLNSTLISDMDETNTTLISSENIRKEVPDLIKVLKEMKVGLDTVTSKVQALTSKVKEKQYPTAEGISYLEAKHLLLISYCQSLVYYLLRKAEGLSIEGHPVVRSLVEIRLFLEKIRPIDKKCGYLIERLLRTSATDAIKVDEAMKGAEENKKAEDLLKYRPNADNLVSKMPESRVDIEVNGDGRGRGGVGVYRPVKMVPTTMEGDAKKGKDKKNLNRKEEHDARGAKRSDYVRSLMDDLEGRPEEVRERVGAESKDYAKYVEQWEKREQLEEEQFNRAPITKREKARMKQIQRYNGLLGLADFRDEIRALPLGDDDADGSKKRFGGSNSMERKHNKRKRKH; from the exons ATGAATCATATCACGACATCAATTGTCTCCAgttcttctggttctccttcacTCCTTCTACGCAATCGCCACTCCCCACTTCGCCAGTCAGCCTCGCCTCCTCCGGCTGCCGGCCGCCGCTATTTCTTGGTCGCAGTCAGCCTTTCTTGCCGACGACTTCTGCAGTTCTGCTCACTGAACAG CACGCTAATCTCAGACATGGACGAAACTAACACTACTTTGATCAGCTCCGAAAACATACGCAA AGAAGTGCCTGATTTAATTAAGGTGTTAAAAGAGATGAAGGTTGGTTTAGATACAGTTACAAGCAAGGTTCAAGCTTTAACCTCAAAG GTAAAGGAAAAACAATATCCAACAGCGGAGGGGATAAGCTATTTAGAGGCAAAGCATTTACTGCTCATAAGTTATTGTCAGTCACTTGTCTATTATCTTCTTCGCAAGGCGGAGGGATTGTCGATAGAAGGGCATCCAGTCGTTCGAAGCCTCGTAGAGATCAGATTGTTTCTGGAGAAG ATACGTCCTATAGACAAGAAATGTGGCTATCTTATTGAAAGACTGTTAAGAACTTCAGCAACTGATGCTATCAAAGTGGATGAGGCTATGAAGGGAGCAGAAGAGAACAAAAAGGCTGAGGATTTACTAAAATACAGACCCAACGCAGACAATCTTGTCAGCAAAATGCCGGAATCTAGAGTGGATATTGAA GTTAACGGTGACGGTCGTGGTCGTGGTGGTGTCGGTGTCTACCGGCCAGTCAAAATGGTTCCAACAACAATGGAGGGAGATGCTAAGAAGGGCAAAGATAAGAAAAATCTCAATCGGAAGGAGGAACATGATGCACGAGGAGCAAAACGGAGTGATTATGTTAGGAGTTTAATGGATGATTTAGAGGGTAGGCCCGAGGAG GTGCGTGAAAGAGTTGGAGCTGAAAGCAAAGATTATGCTAAATATGTTGAACAATGGGAGAAACGAGAACAGCTAGAAGAGGAGCAATTCAATCGTGCTCCTATTACAAAAAGAGAGAAAGCGAGGATGAAACAAATACAGAGATACAATGG ATTACTTGGCCTGGCTGATTTCCGGGATGAGATCAGAGCGTTGCCCTTGGGAGATGATGATGCTGATGGATCAAAGAAACGTTTTGGTGGTTCAAACAGCATGGAAAGGAAGCATAACAAACGCAAG AGGAAGCATTGA
- the LOC141643363 gene encoding uncharacterized protein LOC141643363 isoform X3, translating to MDETNTTLISSENIRKEVPDLIKVLKEMKVGLDTVTSKVQALTSKVKEKQYPTAEGISYLEAKHLLLISYCQSLVYYLLRKAEGLSIEGHPVVRSLVEIRLFLEKIRPIDKKCGYLIERLLRTSATDAIKVDEAMKGAEENKKAEDLLKYRPNADNLVSKMPESRVDIEVNGDGRGRGGVGVYRPVKMVPTTMEGDAKKGKDKKNLNRKEEHDARGAKRSDYVRSLMDDLEGRPEEVRERVGAESKDYAKYVEQWEKREQLEEEQFNRAPITKREKARMKQIQRYNGLLGLADFRDEIRALPLGDDDADGSKKRFGGSNSMERKHNKRKRKH from the exons ATGGACGAAACTAACACTACTTTGATCAGCTCCGAAAACATACGCAA AGAAGTGCCTGATTTAATTAAGGTGTTAAAAGAGATGAAGGTTGGTTTAGATACAGTTACAAGCAAGGTTCAAGCTTTAACCTCAAAG GTAAAGGAAAAACAATATCCAACAGCGGAGGGGATAAGCTATTTAGAGGCAAAGCATTTACTGCTCATAAGTTATTGTCAGTCACTTGTCTATTATCTTCTTCGCAAGGCGGAGGGATTGTCGATAGAAGGGCATCCAGTCGTTCGAAGCCTCGTAGAGATCAGATTGTTTCTGGAGAAG ATACGTCCTATAGACAAGAAATGTGGCTATCTTATTGAAAGACTGTTAAGAACTTCAGCAACTGATGCTATCAAAGTGGATGAGGCTATGAAGGGAGCAGAAGAGAACAAAAAGGCTGAGGATTTACTAAAATACAGACCCAACGCAGACAATCTTGTCAGCAAAATGCCGGAATCTAGAGTGGATATTGAA GTTAACGGTGACGGTCGTGGTCGTGGTGGTGTCGGTGTCTACCGGCCAGTCAAAATGGTTCCAACAACAATGGAGGGAGATGCTAAGAAGGGCAAAGATAAGAAAAATCTCAATCGGAAGGAGGAACATGATGCACGAGGAGCAAAACGGAGTGATTATGTTAGGAGTTTAATGGATGATTTAGAGGGTAGGCCCGAGGAG GTGCGTGAAAGAGTTGGAGCTGAAAGCAAAGATTATGCTAAATATGTTGAACAATGGGAGAAACGAGAACAGCTAGAAGAGGAGCAATTCAATCGTGCTCCTATTACAAAAAGAGAGAAAGCGAGGATGAAACAAATACAGAGATACAATGG ATTACTTGGCCTGGCTGATTTCCGGGATGAGATCAGAGCGTTGCCCTTGGGAGATGATGATGCTGATGGATCAAAGAAACGTTTTGGTGGTTCAAACAGCATGGAAAGGAAGCATAACAAACGCAAG AGGAAGCATTGA
- the LOC141643362 gene encoding zinc finger CCCH domain-containing protein 6, with amino-acid sequence MNMNKGMSKDRLKRVKWASDDLLCQVKLFLSEDCPSQIGSKVEDHLQIKASLHSNGMNVDDLPPGFGGKGHSYTPNPTSIFKINWSRPTMFALNPEWHVVAGEESDEKGTQNFREMRVLEALYPRASAIPPSPSVSPELEVCYYDDTQTPIIPLNSTEDDDTVPIESTSCSNSANGVEHKAPIESNSSANENLHGIVAGLDADIIAAAAAALKNNDKGSLVDTDLLIRILKEPKMIEALTKGSSGSSLTPIFDHHLPVSLNMQNICQPKLSPVSPTTSGPTYSTPYADTPSISVSVLPNLLNSSASLDFRPGHENGHYMFREDRGKPVGHESELPRKIVPPSSDPFIRPDRLSVQSSLKPEDLYAGQRPPSMGPLARPENHNVAMGPPMVMGSSQFPIRPPATKDLNYYKSLIRLHGSGADETSQVSPPEPAPVQGHARPKPQKPPCKFFNSPKGCRYGSTCPFDHVLDLRPASGNYPDGDRSNKRLKISNDSSLD; translated from the exons GTAAAATTGTTCCTATCAGAGGATTGCCCCTCGCAGATTGGTAGTAAAGTTGAAGATCATCTTCAAATAAAGGCATCTTTGCACTCTAATGGAATGAATGTTGATGACCTACCTCCCGGATTTGGAGGCAAGGGACATTCTTACACACCGAATCCAACATCTATTTTCAAAATAAACTGGAGCCGTCCTACTATG TTCGCATTGAATCCCGAGTGGCATGTTGTGGCCGGAGAAGAAAGTGATGAGAAAGGGACCCAAAATTTTCGGGAAATGCGAGTTTTGGAAGCTTTGTACCCTCGTGCATCTGCCATTCCTCCAAG CCCATCAGTTTCACCAGAGCTGGAAGTTTGCTACTACGATGATACTCAAACCCCTATTATTCCACTGAATTCTACTGAAGATGACGATACAGTCCCGATAGAGTCAACCTCATGCTCCAATTCAGCTAATGGTGTCGAACACAAGGCACCCATCGAGTCAAATTCATCAGCCAACGAGAATTTACACGGTATAGTTGCCGGCCTAGATGCTGACATCATCGCTGCAGCTGCCGCTGCTTTAAAAAACAATGACAAGGGCAGCTTAGTTGacactgatcttctcatcagaatCTTAAAGGAACCCAAAATGATTGAGGCACTGACTAAAGGTTCTTCTGGCTCTTCACTAACTCCCATTTTTGATCATCATCTTCCCGTCTCTCTTAACATGCAAAATATTTGCCAACCAAAACTATCGCCTGTCAGCCCAACAACATCTGGGCCCACATACTCGACCCCGTATGCAGATACTCCTTCAATATCAGTGTCGGTATTGCCAAATCTTTTAAATTCCTCAGCATCCCTGGACTTTAGGCCGGGACATGAAAATGGGCATTATATGTTCAGAGAGGATAGAGGCAAACCCGTGGGCCATGAATCGGAGCTACCCAGAAAGATTGTGCCCCCTTCATCGGACCCGTTCATTCGACCGGATAGATTATCGGTGCAATCTTCACTGAAGCCCGAAGATTTGTATGCAGGTCAAAGACCACCGAGTATGGGCCCTCTAGCAAGGCCGGAGAATCATAACGTGGCTATGGGCCCACCTATGGTGATGGGTTCTTCACAGTTTCCTATCAGGCCTCCGGCAACCAAGGATCTTAATTATTACAAGAGCCTCATCAGGTTACATGGGTCAGGAGCTGACGAAACAAGTCAGGTTAGTCCCCCAGAACCGGCCCCAGTACAAGGTCACGCAAGGCCTAAGCCACAGAAACCACCATGCAAGTTTTTTAATAGCCCAAAAGGGTGCAGGTATGGGTCGACCTGCCCCTTCGACCATGTTCTAGATCTGAGACCTGCAAGCGGAAACTATCCAGATGGTgataggagtaataagagattaAAGATTAGTAATGACTCGTCACTGGATTAA